One region of Salvia miltiorrhiza cultivar Shanhuang (shh) chromosome 3, IMPLAD_Smil_shh, whole genome shotgun sequence genomic DNA includes:
- the LOC131016731 gene encoding uncharacterized protein LOC131016731 isoform X1, whose amino-acid sequence MIRPSPPDFPSPLLHQISTGDSLHWPQLRSATFHRKDFPSPLVHQISTFHRFPFSSPPSNFHRFTDFPSPLLHQISIGDSLHRPQPRSATFHCNSPLPFSLHRRTRFARIRRPPAAQDHGHACVVEPFYTALEDVDVEKQQRPYLSNLGEYLTGSG is encoded by the exons ATGATTCGACCTTCTCCACCAGATTTCCCTTCTCCTCTCCTCCATCAAATTTCCACCGGCGATTCGCTCCACTGGCCGCAGCTGCGATCTGCCACCTTCCACCGCAAAGATTTCCCTTCTCCTCTCGTCCACCAGATTTCCACATTTCACCGATTTCCCTTCTCCTCTCCTCCATCAAATTTCCATCGGTTTACCGATTTCCCTTCTCCTCTCCTCCATCAGATTTCCATCGGCGATTCGCTTCACCGGCCGCAGCCGCGATCTGCCACCTTCCACTGCAATTCGCCGCTCCCATTTTCCCTCCACCGCCGGACGCGATTTGCCAGAATCCGGCGGCCGCCAGCGGCTCAAGACCACGGCCATG CTTGCGTTGTGGAGCCATTTTACACTGCATTAGAG GATGTCGATGTCGAAAAACAGCAACGCCCCTACCTCTCAAACCTCGGCGAGTATCTAACGGGTAGTGGGTGA
- the LOC131016731 gene encoding uncharacterized protein LOC131016731 isoform X3 has protein sequence MVNYFSSPLLHQISTGDSLHRPQPRSATFHCNSPLPFSLHCRTRSARIRRPPAAQDHSHVELSISRIADFAVADCLILAWLFAACVVEPFYTALEDVDVEKQQRPYLSNLGEYLTGSG, from the exons ATGGTAAATTATTTCTCTTCTCCTCTCCTCCATCAGATTTCCACCGGTGATTCGCTTCACCGGCCGCAGCCGCGATCTGCCACCTTCCACTGCAATTCGCCGCTCCCCTTTTCCCTCCACTGCCGGACGCGATCTGCCAGAATCCGGCGGCCGCCAGCGGCTCAAGACCACAGCCAtg TGGAACTCTCTATTTCGCGTATTGCAGACTTTGCAGTTGCTGACTGTTTAATCTTAGCTTGGTTGTTTGCAGCTTGCGTTGTGGAGCCATTTTACACTGCATTAGAG GATGTCGATGTCGAAAAACAGCAACGCCCCTACCTCTCAAACCTCGGCGAGTATCTAACGGGTAGTGGGTGA
- the LOC131016731 gene encoding uncharacterized protein LOC131016731 isoform X4 — protein MVNYFSSPLLHQISTGDSLHRPQPRSATFHCNSPLPFSLHCRTRSARIRRPPAAQDHSHAWLFAACVVEPFYTALEDVDVEKQQRPYLSNLGEYLTGSG, from the exons ATGGTAAATTATTTCTCTTCTCCTCTCCTCCATCAGATTTCCACCGGTGATTCGCTTCACCGGCCGCAGCCGCGATCTGCCACCTTCCACTGCAATTCGCCGCTCCCCTTTTCCCTCCACTGCCGGACGCGATCTGCCAGAATCCGGCGGCCGCCAGCGGCTCAAGACCACAGCCAtg CTTGGTTGTTTGCAGCTTGCGTTGTGGAGCCATTTTACACTGCATTAGAG GATGTCGATGTCGAAAAACAGCAACGCCCCTACCTCTCAAACCTCGGCGAGTATCTAACGGGTAGTGGGTGA
- the LOC131016731 gene encoding uncharacterized protein LOC131016731 isoform X6, translating into MVNYFSSPLLHQISTGDSLHRPQPRSATFHCNSPLPFSLHCRTRSARIRRPPAAQDHSHACVVEPFYTALEDVDVEKQQRPYLSNLGEYLTGSG; encoded by the exons ATGGTAAATTATTTCTCTTCTCCTCTCCTCCATCAGATTTCCACCGGTGATTCGCTTCACCGGCCGCAGCCGCGATCTGCCACCTTCCACTGCAATTCGCCGCTCCCCTTTTCCCTCCACTGCCGGACGCGATCTGCCAGAATCCGGCGGCCGCCAGCGGCTCAAGACCACAGCCAtg CTTGCGTTGTGGAGCCATTTTACACTGCATTAGAG GATGTCGATGTCGAAAAACAGCAACGCCCCTACCTCTCAAACCTCGGCGAGTATCTAACGGGTAGTGGGTGA
- the LOC131016731 gene encoding uncharacterized protein LOC131016731 isoform X5, with protein MVNYFSSPLLHQISTGDSLHRPQPRSATFHCNSPLPFSLHCRTRSARIRRPPAAQDHSHVELSISRIADFAVADCLILAWLFAACVVEPFYTALE; from the exons ATGGTAAATTATTTCTCTTCTCCTCTCCTCCATCAGATTTCCACCGGTGATTCGCTTCACCGGCCGCAGCCGCGATCTGCCACCTTCCACTGCAATTCGCCGCTCCCCTTTTCCCTCCACTGCCGGACGCGATCTGCCAGAATCCGGCGGCCGCCAGCGGCTCAAGACCACAGCCAtg TGGAACTCTCTATTTCGCGTATTGCAGACTTTGCAGTTGCTGACTGTTTAATCTTAGCTTGGTTGTTTGCAGCTTGCGTTGTGGAGCCATTTTACACTGCATTAGAG TAA
- the LOC131016731 gene encoding uncharacterized protein LOC131016731 isoform X2, producing the protein MIRPSPPDFPSPLLHQISTGDSLHWPQLRSATFHRKDFPSPLVHQISTFHRFPFSSPPSNFHRFTDFPSPLLHQISIGDSLHRPQPRSATFHCNSPLPFSLHRRTRFARIRRPPAAQDHGHACVVEPFYTALE; encoded by the exons ATGATTCGACCTTCTCCACCAGATTTCCCTTCTCCTCTCCTCCATCAAATTTCCACCGGCGATTCGCTCCACTGGCCGCAGCTGCGATCTGCCACCTTCCACCGCAAAGATTTCCCTTCTCCTCTCGTCCACCAGATTTCCACATTTCACCGATTTCCCTTCTCCTCTCCTCCATCAAATTTCCATCGGTTTACCGATTTCCCTTCTCCTCTCCTCCATCAGATTTCCATCGGCGATTCGCTTCACCGGCCGCAGCCGCGATCTGCCACCTTCCACTGCAATTCGCCGCTCCCATTTTCCCTCCACCGCCGGACGCGATTTGCCAGAATCCGGCGGCCGCCAGCGGCTCAAGACCACGGCCATG CTTGCGTTGTGGAGCCATTTTACACTGCATTAGAG TAA